TTAAAGCCACGATGAGCGTCATGATCGTAACGTTCTTTGGAATCAATCTACCGTCGAATTTCGGGAATTGCGAACTCGGTTAAAATAATAGGACTGCCTTTTTTCGAAGCTTCCTTTTGTGCCGACGACATCAGTTTCCGAAGGGTTTTGGTAGCAAATTCTTCAGAGGGAAATTCAACGAGTGGATCGCTCTCGAGGTAGGTAAAATCTCCTTGCCAATTCAGCGAGACATACAATCTAATGAAGGCATTCTCTGTCTCTTCTGGATCAATCTCAACCACATATCCAGCCTCAACGCGAGACCAGCCATCCCCTTTCATTTTCTTTAGCGATGCGAGAAAATAAATAAAAATGTTCGCGGACGAAATTGCTGACGACGGCAGTTCATCATCATCATTTGACGACCGCTGCAGCTGTCGAATCATCTTGTCTCGATCACAATAACGCGTAACCCAATACCTGGACGTTGGTTTCTGAGAGCAATTTTCTAAATTTGCCTCATGAAACCATGAGCCAAGTTCCAATGCATTCTCGACAAGCTCCGCCAGCAATCTGGGTGCTCGCAGCGTGGTATATGCGTTTTGCAGACGGCCCATACCGCGCGAATGAATGCCTGCGATCTGAACTGCCATCAATGTGAGAGCCCGTCCATCATCCTCTAAAGGGATCCTGCGATACGACGTCACCCCTATCTCCTCCAAATAGTCCGCAATCATCGCTGACAGCGGTTGATCGACCAAATCCCGAGTAGTTTTATGAAGATCGCGAAAACGCAGGTCGAAAGATCGCGGATGCTTTTCAGACTCCAACACCTGCAGTGTCTGTTCCGGTATGTAACGGCTGAAGTGGACGAAAAAGCGGTCAGATTCCGATTTTAGCCATGCAATGTAGTCCTGAGTTTGCATGACGTTCTTCTCGCTTCGATGATCGTCTTCCTTCACTTCGACAAGAATACGTTCCTGACCTCTGGTTAGGATGGCAAGATCGGCGCGCCTGCCTGAAACATAAGCACGCTCCACCTCAAACTGTGCTTTACCGGCGAGAATTTGCTCGCGAAGGTGGCTTGGTAAATTACCTAATCCGGAGCTTTGCAAAAACTCCAAGAAGATTTTCGGCTCTCGCCTTCCGAGTTCTGCGAGCATCAGGGAGATTAGTCGACCCGAAAACCTGTTATTCAAGTTTGATCTGATCGAAGAGAAAAATCCGTTTGCCATCAATTCATTCAACCAGTCGCTTGCTAATGACCACCATTGCCCACGTATCCCGTTCGCAATAGGCTTTCAGCGCATCGGCCAAAGCCTCCCGTCGTAATATGCTGCACCCAGGATCCGCCGCCTCATGCCACGCCATCTGCGCGTTCCCACCATCCTTAACCTCGAGCGTAGCATAATCCAGTTCGGGCGCGATGGTCGGCAGGACAGCCTTGATTGACCAGCTTCCACGCTGATCCCTGTGATACCAGTTGTTGCGTGTGACGGGCAGGAGATCGACGGTCGCTTCTGCCATGGCTAGCAGCGGCTCAGCCAAATCCGGCTCCCACCCGGCCAGATCACGCAGCACACGGCGTTCGAACGGCGCATAGTAGGCGATGAGGGTCGCATCGCCTGGCACCATCTGGACCAGCGCCTCGGCGCAGGCGCGACGGGGATCGCTGCCATCGCAGGTGAGGAATTCGTGATGCGTGATCGTCCCGTCTTCCTGTTCCAAGTGGAGCGAGAACTGGAACGGGATCTGCTGATAGGGCCGTGCCCCAATCCATCTCGGAACGGCAGGCGCAATGGTTTCGAAATCGAGCCAAGCCCGCGGCCAGCCCCATTTTGCCATTTCCCGGCGCGCGCCTTCCGCATCGTGGAAAGGAACGCCGTCGCGTGTCGCTGCCAAGATCTGCGCGTTGGTGCCACTGAGGTTATCCGGCGAGAGGTCGAGGAGGTTCTCGATGCCTTTCTTCTGCCATTTCTTGCCGCCTCCGCGCGGAAGGACGGTAACCGGCCATTCGGGGCCTGACGGCAGGTCGCGCCCGCAATAGGCCGCGAATTCGCATTCGAACGGCGAGGAGCAGTGATCGCCCATCTCCAGCTCCGGTTCCTCGCCCGCGAGCACAGCTCTTGCCTGCTGCACCAGCACGGCGCGGCCAGCTATCGTGTCCTCCAGCTCGTCCAGAAGATCGACATCGGCGAATAGTCCGGCATAATCGCCCGTCCGGGTCAGTTCGAATGTCTTGTCGACGTGCCGGATCGCCGCACTTTCCAGCTCCAGGCCAGCTTCGCGCAGGACCCACACTTGCGTCGCAAGATCGCCGCGATGGTAGTCTTTCACCCCTGTCGAGCTTTTCACCTCTGCTGCGCGCCACGCATCGCCCTCGCTTCGCTCAAGCACATCGACGCGCACCAGAACGCCCTCATGCTGAAAAGTGGCTTCGAAGATCGGGCCGGGATGCCCCTCGCCCAGCAGACGCGCCGTGGTAGCAAGCGCGGTCGTCAAATCAGGCTCTGCATCAACCATCACTCCTTGGGGATGCAGCGCACAGGCAATCTCTCCCACTTCGTTGCCCCCAACAAAGCGCATCTTCGCGCCATCGTCATATTGCGCGAATTCGGGTCGGTGGACCGACAACCAAAGTTTCTTCGGGCACTGCTCGAAAGAGGTTATGCGTGACTTGGAAAGGCCGGGGCGGCGATGTGGTTTCGTATGGTGCATCACACTCTACTACTTGATAGCTGCGACAGATATGGTCGCGCCTGGTCTGACTTGGCGATCCGTCATTTCAACGAGGCAAGAAAGCTTGTCGGCGAGAGGTCTGCATGAGCGCTCAAGGGAGGACGAAGCGCGAAGGCCCTAGGCTGGCGAGCGAAGTCCCAAAGCCGAATGAGATGCCAATGATCACGTCTTTCGTCGGCAACGGCGAGTTCGTTTGCACTGATGTGAAATGGTGTTCGCTCCCAGCCATTGGTTGTCTTCACTTCCAATAGACGCTCCGAGCCATCCGCCTCGAAGCTGGAGATGTCATAACCATAACCGTCTCCGTCCTCTGCCGATGTCCAACGCACCTTGCGAGCAAGGTCATCCCTCCCTGCGGACGCCAACCTTGCTCGTTCGTGCGCAAGCACTCGCTCTTCACCAGCTTTGCCCAAGGCGCGATTACGGGCGTCGCGTTCTGCCACGTCATATTTCAAGCCGATCTTGGCCATGAATTCGGCGTCCACCGGGGATGGCTCATTCCTCTGCGAGGGAATGGGACCGAATTCGAGCAATCTCTCGGTCGGCGGACCTATCCAATTTGCCGCCGCAGGGTCTCTTAGGCGCGACTGATGTGCTTGTGGGGCAAGCCAGTCCTCATTGCGATCTAGCCAGCGCAACACTCCATCTACCAAGGCATACTGGAAATTCGCCGCCGGCTTGTAGCCTGGAATCCATGGTTGACCGAGACCGAGCAGGACTGCGCTGGTATTCTGATGTTTGAACTCTATCGAACCTCGACTGCGCCCGGTCCTCTTCTGTAATCCTCGATTGTGCGAGGCCTTATTATAACGAATTCCTGCGATGTCGTCCGCCAGCATCGCGAAATAGTCCGCAACGGCAGCATCGATCTCCGGGGCAGTCCAGTCTTCGCCCGCCAAACCTCTTACTCTTCAACCACTGGATACATTGGCATCGCCCACTCGGCATCCGGATTGTCCATCATCAGGTCAATGAAGACAGGTAGCAAACAGCCGAGCAGTGATGCACCATCTCGCACCTGGTTGCGGTTTGCGCTGCTGTCCCAAGTGGCACCGCCATGCACGAGCTGGTTGCGCAGCACGTAAAGGCGATCGAACAGAATTGAGAGAACGATCGGCGTATTGCGCTGCGCCACCGCGCGGTTAGCCGCGGCACGAGCGCTTTCGAAACTCACCTCCCAACCGGCCCCGCCGAACTCGCCAGCCTGATGGCGCCAGAACGGGGCGAACACGAACTTGTTGTCTAGCAGTAGACGGATTTCCTGACTGAAACGCTCCCAGATGGCGTTGTATATCCGATTATCGCGATCCATCTCGACCAAGGTGGCAAAGAACTTGTCGAAGCGCTCACGCTCGCTTCCAGCCTTACCCTCACCGTCTAGCGCGCGGTCCAGATCACCTGCATAGGCTGCGTTAAAGCCGATCCATAAAAGGATGAAGCGAACGTCGAGATCGTTCTTTTCATTTTCGGCGCGCCTGAGCCAGCTCAGCGCCCGATGAACCCGCAGCGTGAGGGGTAGCGGAAAACCATCGCGTAGTTCGCGCTGCTTTTGCTTGAGCGTTTCGGGATCAAGCGGATTCTCGGATACAGGCATGGCACTCATCCTAGATTAGTAGCAAATTCAAAACACTTGGGCAGACCTTTCTCCAAGTGCTGCTTGGTCCTAACGCATAGAAGCGGCTCAGGCCTGATCCCAAATCGAAGAATTCGCTTCTTGAGCGCTCACCACATTTGACGAATTCATTGGCCACCCTTCAGCATAACTCTTCCGGGCACTCCCGAACCTTCCCCGACGCAAGTTCAATGAGAAATGGCTTTTTGCCTACATGGAGGCGCACGCCGTTATTGATCCTCTCAATTTGACCAATGAGGATGTCCCCTCCGAATGGGAGACCTGCCAGTTCTGAGATGGGTCGACCGGTCATTGCAACGCGCTTCGCTTCCGGCACTTCAATCCCATACAACTCGAGCCTGTCTCGCGACCAGTTCAGCGTTCCCTGTCGCGAAAGTTCGGCGCGGATGGTCCCATCAGCCCAATAAAGCGCTCCAAAGATTGGCGCGCCATTTGTCGCGAGCTCGAAGGTTACGTCGTAGGACCGCGCGAGGACAGCAAGTAATTGCTCTGGCTCAACTGCACCGGACGCCAGAACTGCTGCCGCTAGCTCCGTTATCCTGCCATCAGCGCCATGACTGCGAACCGCCTCAAGTTCCTCACGTCCCGAAATGATCTTCGAACAAGGTCCGAAGTAATGACCTTGCTTAATCAAATTTCGTCTCGATGCCGGGATGTAGTCAAGGACAAGCCCGCGGCGCATGGCATCGTCAACTCCGAGGTAATGAACGTAGAAATCAAAGTCCTCGTCGCTAAACTGTATGCTCATGTCGACGATTATCGCTTCAACCTCGGCGTCCACATCGGCTATAAAATGCTCGACGATTGCACGGACCTCGGCGCCCTGTCGCGCTATGTCTTTACGGCGCCTCCAGAACGCGCGCATATCTTTTACGATAGCTCGTGCGAACGCCTCAACTTGTTCGGGGAGAGCGGCACAAAACCTTGGTGCGCCAGTTCCACTCGCCCAACACTGAAGGACCACGCCGCCAGCCTCCGGGTGCGGGGCGAAATGTAGGAGGTGTCGTTCATCAAAGTCACATACTAGTGCTGGTTGGGGAAGGCCGAGGCGGCGACAAGCCAGGTTGCGCGTCAGCCTTGCTATATGACGATGCAGCAGTTTGAGGTTTGGCCCGTGCGCATCACTTCGTGTCGTCCAGATAGGAAACAAACCTGGTCGGCCAGCATCCAAGACCCAGCGCTCCCCACCGATTAGAATTTCTCCGAGGCCTTTGGATTCGAGGATGGTCCCAAACGGCAATACAGTTTGTGAGCCAGAATGGGTAAATGTGTAGCGGGCATCGAACGCGAGATCGCGGAGGACGTCATCCGAGATATCAGAAATATGTTCGTCCGACGCACGGCTGATACGCCGATC
This genomic interval from Qipengyuania sp. JC766 contains the following:
- a CDS encoding DUF3883 domain-containing protein, whose translation is MAGEDWTAPEIDAAVADYFAMLADDIAGIRYNKASHNRGLQKRTGRSRGSIEFKHQNTSAVLLGLGQPWIPGYKPAANFQYALVDGVLRWLDRNEDWLAPQAHQSRLRDPAAANWIGPPTERLLEFGPIPSQRNEPSPVDAEFMAKIGLKYDVAERDARNRALGKAGEERVLAHERARLASAGRDDLARKVRWTSAEDGDGYGYDISSFEADGSERLLEVKTTNGWERTPFHISANELAVADERRDHWHLIRLWDFARQPRAFALRPPLSAHADLSPTSFLASLK
- a CDS encoding DUF2779 domain-containing protein; its protein translation is MHHTKPHRRPGLSKSRITSFEQCPKKLWLSVHRPEFAQYDDGAKMRFVGGNEVGEIACALHPQGVMVDAEPDLTTALATTARLLGEGHPGPIFEATFQHEGVLVRVDVLERSEGDAWRAAEVKSSTGVKDYHRGDLATQVWVLREAGLELESAAIRHVDKTFELTRTGDYAGLFADVDLLDELEDTIAGRAVLVQQARAVLAGEEPELEMGDHCSSPFECEFAAYCGRDLPSGPEWPVTVLPRGGGKKWQKKGIENLLDLSPDNLSGTNAQILAATRDGVPFHDAEGARREMAKWGWPRAWLDFETIAPAVPRWIGARPYQQIPFQFSLHLEQEDGTITHHEFLTCDGSDPRRACAEALVQMVPGDATLIAYYAPFERRVLRDLAGWEPDLAEPLLAMAEATVDLLPVTRNNWYHRDQRGSWSIKAVLPTIAPELDYATLEVKDGGNAQMAWHEAADPGCSILRREALADALKAYCERDTWAMVVISKRLVE